Proteins from a single region of Bradyrhizobium diazoefficiens:
- a CDS encoding PotD/PotF family extracellular solute-binding protein yields MTETTKKTGVSRRTLLKSTAGLAGLAAGSGAITGFPYVMSAEPKVLRYLGTAVNEGDDISKQCLKDTGIKIEYITATTDDVTKRVMTQPNSFDVLDTEYFSLKKIVPSGNILALDAKKIKQFDNITPVFTKGETPGGKKIGGQGTAPWKVLYLEGKDSRKFATSPTEFVTLIPTVYNADTLGIRPDLIKRPIGSWSELLNPEFKGKASILNIPSIGIMDAAMVVEATGKYKYADKGNMTKEEIDLTMKVMTEAKKAGQFRAFWKDFNESVNLMASGETVIQSMWSPAVTKVRSMGIACTFQPLKEGYRSWASGFCVSKGVSGAKLDWAYEFVNWFLSGYAGAYLNRQGYYSAVLSTAKANMEPYEWAYWMEGKPAEKDIKAPDGSLLEKAGSVRDGGSYEDRMGSVACWNAVMDENDYMVRKWNEFIAA; encoded by the coding sequence ATGACCGAGACCACCAAAAAGACCGGCGTCAGCCGCCGCACACTGCTGAAGAGCACCGCGGGTCTCGCCGGCCTTGCCGCCGGCTCCGGTGCCATCACCGGCTTCCCATATGTAATGTCGGCGGAGCCGAAGGTGCTGCGCTATCTCGGCACCGCGGTGAATGAGGGCGACGACATCTCCAAGCAGTGCCTGAAGGACACCGGCATCAAGATCGAATACATCACCGCAACGACCGACGACGTCACCAAGCGCGTGATGACCCAGCCGAACTCCTTCGACGTGCTGGACACCGAATATTTCTCGCTGAAGAAGATCGTACCGTCGGGCAACATCCTTGCCCTCGACGCCAAGAAGATCAAGCAATTCGATAACATCACGCCGGTCTTCACGAAGGGCGAGACGCCCGGCGGCAAGAAGATCGGCGGCCAGGGCACCGCGCCCTGGAAGGTGCTCTATCTCGAAGGCAAGGACTCCAGGAAGTTCGCGACCTCGCCAACCGAGTTCGTCACGCTGATCCCGACTGTCTACAACGCCGACACGCTCGGCATCCGTCCCGACCTGATCAAACGTCCGATCGGCTCGTGGTCCGAGTTGCTCAATCCCGAATTCAAGGGCAAGGCCTCGATCCTCAACATCCCCTCGATCGGCATCATGGATGCCGCGATGGTCGTGGAAGCCACCGGCAAGTACAAATATGCCGACAAGGGCAACATGACCAAAGAAGAGATCGATCTCACCATGAAGGTGATGACCGAGGCGAAGAAGGCCGGTCAGTTCCGCGCGTTCTGGAAGGATTTCAACGAGAGCGTCAACCTGATGGCCTCGGGTGAGACCGTCATCCAATCGATGTGGTCGCCGGCGGTGACGAAGGTGCGCTCGATGGGCATCGCCTGCACCTTCCAGCCGCTCAAGGAAGGCTATCGCTCCTGGGCCTCGGGCTTCTGCGTGTCCAAGGGCGTGTCGGGTGCGAAGCTCGATTGGGCCTATGAGTTCGTCAACTGGTTCCTGTCCGGCTACGCCGGCGCCTATCTCAACCGCCAAGGCTACTACTCCGCCGTGCTCTCCACCGCGAAGGCGAACATGGAGCCCTACGAGTGGGCCTACTGGATGGAAGGCAAGCCGGCCGAGAAGGACATCAAGGCGCCCGACGGCTCGCTGCTGGAGAAGGCAGGCTCCGTGCGCGACGGCGGTTCCTACGAGGACCGCATGGGCAGCGTCGCGTGCTGGAACGCCGTGATGGACGAGAACGACTACATGGTCCGCAAGTGGAACGAGTTCATCGCCGCGTGA
- a CDS encoding ABC transporter permease, with translation MDTSDNILQQASPDLVRGSDMARSAKAARLSPSFISWLQAGPMMLVFLAFFLIPLVFVVIVSFWDYNEYQLLPAFSGRGYTDTFEGCIAQLPDLCTIGKTYVKTLKLCFLVWVITLFIGFWVAYFLAFHVKSKTWQMGLSLLCTIPFWTSNVIRMIAWIPLLGRNGLVNSGLMKTGLINQPVEWLLFSEFSVVLALVHLFTFFMVVPIFNSMIRVDRSLIEAAYDAGATGFQTLVNVIIPLAKPGIVIGSIFVITIVMGDFITIGVMGGQQIAAAGKIIETRVNALQFPAAAANAVILLVITFLIITMMSRIVDIKKEL, from the coding sequence ATGGATACGTCGGACAACATCCTGCAGCAGGCATCCCCGGACCTCGTCCGGGGATCGGACATGGCGCGCTCTGCGAAAGCGGCGCGCCTGTCGCCCTCCTTCATCTCCTGGCTGCAGGCCGGGCCGATGATGCTGGTGTTTCTCGCCTTCTTCCTGATCCCGCTCGTCTTCGTCGTCATCGTCTCGTTCTGGGACTACAACGAATATCAGTTGCTGCCGGCCTTCTCGGGGCGCGGCTACACTGACACGTTCGAAGGCTGCATCGCGCAGCTCCCCGATCTCTGCACCATCGGCAAGACCTATGTGAAGACGCTGAAGCTGTGCTTCCTGGTCTGGGTGATCACGCTCTTCATCGGCTTCTGGGTCGCCTATTTCCTCGCCTTCCACGTCAAGTCCAAGACCTGGCAGATGGGACTATCGCTGCTCTGCACGATCCCGTTCTGGACCTCCAACGTCATCCGCATGATCGCCTGGATTCCCTTGCTCGGGCGCAATGGCCTGGTGAACTCCGGACTGATGAAGACGGGCCTGATCAACCAGCCGGTGGAATGGCTGCTGTTCTCCGAATTCTCCGTGGTGCTGGCGCTGGTGCACCTCTTTACCTTCTTCATGGTGGTGCCGATCTTCAATTCGATGATCCGCGTCGACAGATCGCTGATCGAAGCCGCCTATGACGCCGGCGCCACCGGCTTCCAGACGCTGGTCAACGTCATCATCCCACTCGCCAAGCCCGGCATCGTGATCGGCTCCATCTTCGTCATCACGATCGTGATGGGCGATTTCATCACCATCGGCGTGATGGGCGGCCAGCAGATCGCGGCGGCCGGCAAGATCATCGAGACGCGGGTGAATGCGCTGCAATTCCCGGCCGCGGCCGCGAATGCCGTGATCCTGCTCGTCATCACCTTCCTGATCATCACCATGATGTCGCGCATCGTCGACATCAAGAAGGAGCTCTAG
- a CDS encoding transglutaminase-like cysteine peptidase: MLDFRGQGKALALAAMLFGIGAAAQASESRLLYASLGDTARAPIGWVEFCAENAAQCQGGPTQPRDIVMSQTAWRDLTKVNRWVNEAIKPLTDQDHWGVIEKWSLPTDGYGDCEDYVLLKRKMLMDAGWPREALLITVVRDKKGEGHAVLTVKTDKGEFVLDNQNESVVAWTETGYRFVKRQSQSDPNVWVSLGDTKPAVSTASARDQ, from the coding sequence ATGTTGGACTTCAGGGGACAGGGGAAGGCACTGGCACTTGCTGCCATGCTCTTCGGGATCGGCGCGGCAGCGCAGGCGAGTGAAAGCCGTCTGCTCTACGCGAGCCTCGGCGACACCGCGCGTGCGCCGATCGGCTGGGTCGAGTTTTGTGCAGAGAATGCCGCTCAGTGTCAGGGCGGGCCGACGCAGCCGCGCGACATCGTGATGTCGCAGACCGCGTGGCGCGACCTGACCAAGGTCAATCGCTGGGTCAACGAGGCCATCAAGCCTTTGACCGACCAGGACCACTGGGGCGTGATCGAGAAGTGGTCGCTGCCAACCGACGGTTATGGCGACTGTGAAGACTACGTGCTGTTGAAACGCAAGATGCTGATGGATGCCGGTTGGCCGCGCGAGGCCCTGCTCATCACCGTCGTGCGCGACAAGAAGGGCGAAGGACACGCGGTACTGACGGTGAAGACCGACAAGGGCGAGTTCGTTCTCGACAATCAGAACGAGAGCGTCGTTGCCTGGACGGAGACCGGCTACCGCTTCGTCAAGCGCCAGTCGCAGAGCGATCCCAACGTCTGGGTCTCGCTCGGCGATACCAAGCCGGCGGTCTCCACCGCCAGCGCGAGAGACCAGTAA
- a CDS encoding PilZ domain-containing protein, with translation MALANKKFLPAAEERRRFQRVKVHLLGRYMLPDRREFPCQVINMSPGGLALLAPGIGNVGDRVVAYLDHIGRVEGKITRIIDNGFAMTVGATPRKRDKLAAQLTWLANRDILNLPEDRRHDRIVPRNPIAVLTLEDGTKMTCRIIDLSLSGAAIAAENRPPLKSIVLLGRVQGRVVRNLEDGFALEFMHEQPIETLEESVTAR, from the coding sequence ATGGCGTTGGCGAACAAAAAATTTCTTCCGGCCGCCGAGGAACGTCGGCGTTTCCAGCGGGTGAAGGTGCACCTGCTCGGCCGCTACATGCTGCCGGACCGCCGTGAATTCCCCTGCCAGGTGATCAACATGTCGCCCGGCGGGCTCGCGCTGCTGGCGCCCGGCATCGGCAATGTCGGCGACCGCGTGGTCGCCTATCTCGACCATATCGGCCGGGTCGAGGGCAAGATTACCCGGATCATCGACAACGGCTTCGCCATGACGGTGGGCGCGACGCCACGCAAGCGCGACAAGCTGGCGGCCCAGCTGACCTGGCTCGCCAACCGCGACATCCTCAATTTGCCGGAGGACCGCCGCCACGACCGTATCGTCCCGCGCAACCCAATCGCGGTGCTGACGCTCGAGGACGGCACCAAGATGACCTGCCGCATCATCGACCTCTCGCTGTCCGGCGCAGCCATTGCTGCCGAGAACCGTCCGCCGCTGAAATCGATCGTTCTGCTCGGCCGGGTCCAGGGCCGCGTGGTCCGAAACCTCGAAGACGGCTTCGCGCTCGAGTTCATGCACGAGCAGCCGATTGAGACTCTCGAAGAGAGCGTTACCGCGCGGTAA
- a CDS encoding GntR family transcriptional regulator, whose protein sequence is MPAKSRPKSDAPDVSDRVSRIREGVTAAILEHRLLPGTKLGEDEIGEIYGASRTLVRTALQQLAHEGIVNIEKNRGAFVARPTPADAREVFEARRLIEPTMVDHAVDAVSPAWIDRLQQHLAEERAAELRGDARASVRLSGEFHRLVAEMSGHSIYLGFLKELIARSSLIILLYRRHDTPACGTSHHAEIVTAIRKRDKLAARAQMLSHLTEIEAELFLKDPAADELRLVDVLGA, encoded by the coding sequence ATGCCCGCCAAATCCCGCCCGAAATCCGATGCGCCTGACGTGAGCGATCGCGTCAGCCGGATCAGGGAGGGCGTGACCGCGGCGATCCTCGAGCACCGCCTGCTGCCGGGCACCAAGCTCGGCGAGGACGAGATCGGCGAGATCTATGGCGCGAGCCGCACGTTGGTCCGCACTGCGCTGCAACAGCTTGCGCATGAGGGCATCGTCAACATCGAGAAGAACCGCGGCGCCTTCGTTGCGCGCCCGACGCCGGCGGACGCCCGCGAGGTGTTCGAGGCGCGCCGCCTGATCGAGCCCACCATGGTCGATCACGCTGTCGACGCGGTGTCGCCCGCGTGGATAGATCGGCTACAGCAGCATCTTGCCGAGGAGCGCGCGGCGGAGCTGCGCGGCGACGCGCGCGCCTCGGTTCGGCTCTCCGGCGAATTTCACCGCCTCGTCGCCGAGATGAGCGGCCACAGCATCTATCTCGGCTTCCTCAAGGAACTGATCGCGCGGTCCTCGCTGATCATCCTGCTCTACCGCCGCCACGACACGCCGGCTTGCGGCACCTCACATCACGCCGAGATCGTCACCGCGATCCGCAAGCGCGACAAGCTGGCCGCCCGCGCACAGATGCTGTCGCATCTGACCGAGATCGAGGCCGAACTGTTCCTGAAAGATCCCGCCGCCGACGAGCTTCGGCTGGTCGATGTGCTCGGCGCCTGA
- a CDS encoding ABC transporter ATP-binding protein, which translates to MATPAALELVAVTKRYDTTVAVDNVNLKIPAGTYCCLLGPSGCGKTSTLRMIAGHEAVSEGDIILGPQNVTDLEPAKRGTAMMFQSYALFPHLSVLDNVAFALKMRRVDRATRHKRAGELLELVAMSPYAGRLPAQLSGGQQQRVALARALITEPQILLLDEPLSALDPFLRVRMRGELKRLQRELGISFIQVTHGQEEAMALADHIVVMNQGRIEQQGTARDIFHHPRTEFVARFIGGHNVLSDGGKLIAVRADQLGIKPVTDDAFGAPALLTQTEYQGAYVAVSLTLDDGTALFSHVPEAAFDVHPFHPGDRVLATWDPAKAQRLQ; encoded by the coding sequence ATGGCCACTCCCGCAGCTCTCGAACTGGTCGCCGTCACCAAGCGCTATGACACCACGGTGGCCGTCGACAACGTCAATTTGAAGATTCCCGCTGGCACCTATTGCTGCCTGCTCGGCCCCTCCGGATGCGGCAAAACCTCGACCCTGCGCATGATCGCGGGCCACGAGGCGGTCAGCGAGGGCGACATCATCCTGGGGCCGCAGAACGTCACGGACCTCGAGCCAGCCAAGCGCGGTACGGCAATGATGTTCCAGTCCTACGCGCTGTTTCCGCACCTGAGCGTGCTCGACAATGTAGCGTTTGCCTTGAAAATGCGCCGCGTCGACCGGGCGACACGGCACAAGCGCGCCGGTGAGCTGCTTGAGCTGGTTGCGATGAGCCCCTACGCCGGCCGCCTGCCGGCCCAACTCTCTGGCGGCCAGCAGCAGCGCGTCGCGCTCGCCCGCGCATTGATCACCGAGCCGCAGATCCTCTTGCTCGACGAACCGCTGTCCGCGCTCGATCCATTCCTGCGGGTGAGGATGCGCGGCGAGCTCAAGCGGCTGCAGCGCGAGCTCGGCATCAGCTTCATCCAGGTCACCCACGGCCAGGAAGAGGCAATGGCGCTCGCCGACCACATCGTGGTGATGAACCAAGGCAGGATCGAGCAGCAGGGCACGGCCCGCGACATCTTTCACCATCCCCGCACGGAATTCGTGGCCCGTTTCATCGGCGGCCACAACGTCCTCAGCGACGGCGGCAAGCTCATCGCCGTGCGCGCCGATCAACTCGGCATCAAGCCGGTCACTGACGACGCGTTCGGCGCGCCGGCGCTGCTGACCCAGACCGAGTACCAGGGCGCCTATGTCGCCGTGTCGCTCACGCTCGACGACGGCACCGCCCTGTTCTCCCATGTTCCCGAAGCCGCCTTCGACGTCCACCCGTTCCATCCGGGCGATCGTGTGCTGGCCACCTGGGATCCCGCCAAGGCGCAACGTCTGCAATAG
- a CDS encoding FAD-dependent oxidoreductase, giving the protein MNVRDEHTRSLWMDVSIADAPALSGTMGTDVVVVGSGIAGLSIVYELASHGRSVVVLDRGGIGSGMTARTTAHLATALDDGYEALARVRGLDCARRYYQSVADAIDRAEAIQGAEHIDCDFRRVDGYWVLAPETAVSELDKELDCCRKLGIAIENCVEPTPFHSAGVVRSLRFARQARLHPTKYLAGLASALQRRGARLYADTCVESIRQRHSDMVVTTTSGHEVHAADVVVATNSPVNVQVAIHTKQAPYRTYALAAKIAAGTLEDALYWDTLDPYHYVRLQPFSADEDIVIIGGEDHKSGEANDGVQRLDALERWARDRLPDLREVTHRWSGQVLEPVDFAGFIGRSPGEEHVFIVSGDSGQGITNGLVAGLLVTDLITTGASPWEEIYAPSRKIQKNIGEFISENITPLKNFAEYLTASEIASVERLLPGEGRLVRSGLKKIAACRDRNGRLHLHSASCTHLGCVVHWNALEQCWDCPCHGSQFAPDGTALNGPAVSPLGEADKPANLEAAE; this is encoded by the coding sequence ATGAACGTACGGGATGAGCACACCCGATCGCTCTGGATGGATGTTTCGATTGCCGATGCGCCGGCGCTATCCGGTACGATGGGCACAGACGTCGTCGTTGTCGGTTCTGGAATTGCCGGGCTATCGATCGTCTATGAGCTTGCCAGTCATGGACGCTCGGTCGTGGTGCTGGACCGCGGCGGCATCGGCAGCGGCATGACGGCGCGCACGACCGCGCACCTCGCCACCGCACTCGACGACGGCTACGAGGCGCTGGCGCGGGTACGCGGCCTTGACTGTGCGCGGCGCTACTATCAGAGTGTCGCTGACGCAATTGATCGCGCCGAAGCCATCCAGGGTGCCGAGCACATCGATTGCGATTTTCGACGCGTCGACGGTTACTGGGTGCTGGCGCCCGAAACGGCCGTCTCCGAGCTGGATAAGGAATTGGATTGCTGCCGCAAGCTCGGGATTGCCATCGAGAATTGCGTCGAGCCGACTCCGTTCCACTCCGCGGGAGTGGTACGTTCGTTGCGCTTTGCCCGCCAGGCGCGCCTGCATCCGACCAAATACCTCGCGGGTCTGGCGAGCGCGCTCCAGCGTCGCGGGGCGCGGCTTTACGCCGACACCTGTGTCGAGAGCATCCGTCAGCGCCATAGCGACATGGTCGTGACGACCACCTCAGGTCACGAGGTCCACGCCGCCGACGTGGTGGTCGCGACGAACTCGCCCGTCAATGTGCAGGTGGCGATCCACACGAAGCAGGCGCCTTACCGCACCTATGCGCTCGCCGCGAAGATTGCGGCCGGTACGCTGGAGGATGCGCTTTATTGGGATACGCTAGATCCCTATCATTATGTCCGGCTCCAGCCGTTCTCTGCCGACGAGGATATCGTGATCATCGGCGGCGAAGACCATAAGTCGGGCGAAGCGAACGATGGCGTACAGCGCCTTGACGCGCTCGAGCGCTGGGCCCGCGATCGCCTGCCCGATTTGCGCGAAGTCACTCATCGGTGGTCCGGCCAAGTGTTGGAGCCGGTCGATTTCGCCGGCTTCATTGGCCGGAGCCCCGGCGAGGAGCATGTCTTCATCGTCAGCGGCGATTCCGGGCAGGGGATCACGAACGGGCTCGTCGCCGGCCTCTTGGTGACGGATCTGATCACGACGGGCGCGAGCCCGTGGGAAGAGATCTACGCGCCGTCACGGAAGATTCAGAAGAACATCGGCGAGTTCATCAGCGAGAACATCACGCCGCTGAAGAATTTTGCGGAGTATCTTACGGCGAGCGAGATTGCGAGCGTCGAACGGCTGCTGCCGGGCGAGGGGCGTCTTGTCCGCAGTGGCCTGAAGAAGATTGCCGCTTGCCGGGACCGCAACGGACGTCTGCACCTGCACTCCGCAAGCTGCACCCATCTCGGCTGCGTCGTGCACTGGAATGCGCTGGAGCAGTGCTGGGATTGTCCTTGCCACGGCTCGCAGTTCGCGCCCGACGGCACGGCGCTCAATGGCCCGGCCGTGTCGCCGCTGGGCGAGGCCGATAAACCCGCCAACCTTGAAGCCGCAGAGTGA
- a CDS encoding ABC transporter permease has product MKEGRPRSFYVLAIFFAAYVLFLYGPMIAIYMLSFQGPQGGLTFPMNGVSTYWLTKLFQGTGIVDLGAAFRRSLLLGVIVMAVTVVLSVAAGMAFRRKFRAQSILFYSAIASLIVPSIITSLGISLEFRIIDDLIKAHWNENFETSMGLLTSGLGAHLTWTLPFGLLIMFAIFNRFDPRLEEAARDLGATPWQTFRHIVLPIILPSVIGIGLFGFTLSWDELARSSQAIGAVNTLPLDLQGLTTTVTNPDIYALGTIISAVSFAVIALALGTIHMLNKRQAAKGSDAGKGLV; this is encoded by the coding sequence ATGAAGGAAGGACGCCCGCGCAGCTTCTACGTGCTCGCGATCTTCTTCGCGGCCTATGTGCTGTTTCTCTACGGGCCGATGATCGCGATCTACATGCTCTCCTTCCAGGGACCGCAAGGCGGCCTCACCTTCCCGATGAATGGCGTGTCGACCTACTGGCTGACGAAGCTGTTCCAGGGCACCGGCATCGTCGACCTCGGCGCGGCCTTCCGCCGCTCGCTGCTGCTCGGCGTCATCGTGATGGCTGTCACCGTCGTGTTGTCGGTTGCCGCAGGAATGGCCTTCCGCCGGAAATTCAGGGCGCAGAGCATTCTGTTCTACTCGGCTATTGCGAGCCTCATCGTTCCCTCGATCATCACCTCGCTCGGCATCTCGCTCGAATTCCGCATCATCGACGATTTGATCAAGGCGCATTGGAACGAGAATTTCGAGACCTCGATGGGCCTGCTCACTTCGGGTCTCGGCGCGCATCTGACTTGGACGCTGCCGTTTGGCCTGCTGATCATGTTCGCGATCTTCAACCGATTTGATCCCCGTCTCGAGGAAGCCGCGCGCGATCTCGGGGCGACGCCATGGCAGACGTTCCGTCATATCGTGCTGCCGATCATCCTGCCTTCGGTGATCGGCATCGGCCTGTTCGGTTTCACGCTGTCCTGGGACGAGCTCGCGCGCTCCAGCCAGGCCATCGGGGCGGTGAATACATTGCCGCTCGATCTCCAGGGACTCACCACGACCGTGACGAACCCGGACATCTATGCGCTCGGCACCATCATCTCCGCAGTGTCCTTTGCAGTGATCGCGCTTGCGCTCGGCACCATCCACATGCTCAACAAGCGGCAGGCGGCCAAGGGCTCGGACGCCGGCAAGGGGCTCGTCTGA
- a CDS encoding aspartate/glutamate racemase family protein, giving the protein MRLHVVNPNTTVTMTAKIAAAARAIALPDTLIDARQPATGPVSIEGFYDEAFAVPGMLGCIREADRDGADVHIIACFDDTGLDAARAAAKAPVVGIGEAGFHMASLIAARFAVVTTLGVSIVPIEHNLRKYGLAERCARVRAADVPVLALEDRNADALGKISAEITAAIRDDRAEAIVLGCAGMADLAAELAGKHGLPVVDGVAAAVMLAEGLVRLGLKTSRLGPYAAPRPKT; this is encoded by the coding sequence ATGCGACTTCACGTCGTCAATCCCAACACCACCGTGACGATGACGGCGAAGATCGCCGCTGCGGCGCGCGCGATCGCGCTGCCTGACACCCTGATCGACGCGCGTCAGCCGGCGACGGGCCCAGTCTCGATCGAGGGGTTTTACGACGAGGCCTTCGCCGTCCCAGGCATGCTCGGCTGCATCCGCGAGGCTGATCGCGACGGAGCGGATGTCCATATCATCGCTTGCTTCGACGACACCGGCCTCGACGCCGCACGCGCCGCGGCGAAAGCGCCCGTAGTTGGCATCGGCGAAGCTGGCTTCCACATGGCAAGCCTGATCGCCGCGCGCTTTGCCGTGGTGACGACGCTCGGTGTCTCCATCGTGCCGATCGAGCATAATTTGCGGAAGTACGGCCTCGCCGAGCGCTGCGCCCGCGTCCGCGCCGCCGATGTCCCCGTGCTCGCGCTCGAAGATCGCAATGCAGACGCGCTTGGAAAAATCTCCGCGGAAATAACGGCCGCGATCCGCGACGACCGCGCTGAGGCCATCGTGCTCGGCTGCGCCGGCATGGCCGATCTTGCGGCCGAGCTCGCCGGCAAGCACGGCCTGCCCGTGGTCGACGGCGTCGCGGCTGCGGTGATGCTGGCGGAAGGGCTGGTGCGGCTCGGCCTGAAAACCTCCAGGCTCGGGCCCTACGCGGCGCCGAGGCCGAAGACTTAG